TCAACCAGATCGCCGGCGGCCGCTCCCCCCGTTTGTCACTGAGCGAGTTGGCGGAACTCGGTGTGGACGTGGCGATCTACAGCACCCCCTGTCTTTTCGCCGCGCACGAGGCGATGGACAAGGCTCTGACCGACCTCAAGGCGACGGACGGGCGGCTCCCGGCAGGAGGGAACGACGCGGTCGGCGTCCCCCAGTCCGTCGAACTGCTCACCCGAAACCTCCGGGGGACGCTGGGCACCCACCACGGCTGACATCACGGAGGCGCGGAGACGGGCCGGTGGTGATCCGGCTCGGCAACGCGGCACAAGGTCGCGGTCATACCGATTCCCGGGGGGGGAGAGAGAACGGAGGCTGCCGGCGCCACATCGGCCACGTCGTCGGGGTGTTGGACTCGTTCAGGGGGCGGGGGCTGTGTTCATGCGGTGGTGGTAGTGGCCGAGGACGCGTCCGCCCGGTCCCGGCTCGTCGATGTGCAGCGCGCAGCAGCTTTGCACCAGGCGGTCAAAGACGACCTCGTCCGCAATCCGTGGGTAGTGACAGCCCAGCGGATGACGGTCCTCGCGGTCAGGAAGAAGCGCCAGGAACTGGTCGCGAACCGGCTTGAGCAAGCATGATGGAACAGCAGGCACGGACGCCCCGAAAGATCATGAAGCGTAAGAACTCCATGATCGGGGACCGTGCCTGCACCGCGTCACCCGTGTACTGGCGGACGCCCCGACACGGAGGTGCGGGGGCGCCCGGCATGGGAGCGCGTCAGCTACGTGCTCGACCGGCATGCCGCCGGCAGACGGCTTCTACGTGTGGGGCTCATCAGAGCCGACGACGTGAGTCGGTCCGTCATTTGGCGGCAGGGGTGCAAGATCGAAGGGATGTGTCACCCGGCGCCGTGCGATGCGCCAAATACCTTCCTCGCGGCGGTATTCGTCTTCGTAGGTACCTCCTCCAAGACTCCATCGGCGGTCGGGAAGCTGGGCCATGACCACGACATCGGATCGCCCCGTCGCGCTGTCACCGTCGATGTCCACTGTGTGGTTGGCGGTGGCATGTTGCATGATCGGGAAGGTCCGCCACTGCTGCTCCACGGCGGCACAGATAGCGTCGAATCCGATGAATATCCGGTCAGGGCCGGTTTCCCACGCGGCGTCCGTTGCCCAGATCGCCTCCCAGCGGACACGGTCTCGATGATCGGCACCCACGCAGTAGTCGTGGGCCAGGCGGCGCAGTGCGAACTCGGCCTCGACCCGATCGAGGCGAGCCGTGAAATTGCCCAGCATCGTCATGCCGGGCAGGCTACTGAGAATCGATGGCCCGCGAGACCGCAGCCAATCACTGCGATGCAAACTTCGGCGAACTCCGCCGCAGCGCCGAACGACGGAAAGCCACGATCGAGTTCGTCATCGCCCTGGCCTGCGTCTTCGTCACCGTTCGCTGCCTGATCCACCCGGCCCGAACCCTCTACCGATGGGACATACGACCCCACACCTCCGCATCCGATGACCTACTGGCGGACGCTCTAACAGATACTCATCTCTTTCCCCCCGCCTTCGGCTATCCTCCGAGGGATTCGCCAGGGCTGTGCAACGCCCGCCGCAGCCGGCTTCGCCCCAGGGCCGGGCGGCAACTCGCCGGGCGGAGTCCCGTGTTCTCCTCGCTGTCCCCCGAAGTGCCCGACGGCCTTCCCGGATTCTCGAAGGAGCATGAAGTGCGTGTGAAGGTGCGTGTTCGACAGCGCCCGCAACTGACGGGGTTTCGCGCAGTAGCAACAACAGTCGCGGTGTCCGCGGCCCTCGTCGTGCCCCTCGCTGCGACCCCGTCGAGTGCCAACACGGTCCGCGAGAGTGCGGCCGTCGGCCCGCGGACGCTCGCGGTGGTCCGACAGGACAGCACTGCGGAGACTCACGCTCATCTGCGGGAGTTGGCGCGGAAGCTGGTGGAAGAAGGAGTGCCCGGGGTGACCGTGCGGGTGGACGACGGTCACGGCAGGCCCATCGAGATCTCCGAGCAGGCCGCCTGGACGAAGAAGGACCATCGGCTCACGGCGGACGACGAGGTGCGAGAAGCGTCCAACACCAAGACGGCGATGGCCACCCTCGTCCTGCAACTGGTCGCTGAGCACAGACTCGCCCTCACCGACCCGGTCGACAAGTGGCTGCCCGGCCAGGTGCGCAACGGCAGAGCGATCACCCTGCGCATGCTGCTCAACCACACCAGTGGGCTGTTCGACTACACCGAGGACCCCGCCCTCGCACCGGCCCTCACCGGCCGGGACTCCCACGTATGGACGTCGAAGGAGATCCTTAGCCTGGTGAGCAGACACCCGGCGCTGTTCGAGCCCGGCACCGCATGGTCGTACAGCAACACCAACTACATCGCGATCGGCGCCGTCCTGGAGAAGGCCACCGGCAAGAACCTGGCGGCGCTGGTGCGCGACCGGATCACCCGGCCCCTGGGGCTGCGGCACACCTTCTACGCCACCGGCTCCGCCTGGCCCGACCGGCACGCTCACGGCTACGAACCCGACGCCGCCCACATGCCACCGGACGTCCCCGACGAGTTCAGGAACTACGCCGGACCGCAGCACGACGACCACGTGGACGTCACCGGCGACTACGTGACGGCCGACGGAGCGGATGCCGCGATCGTGTCCACCGCCGGTGACTGGTCCCGTTTCTACGGCGCGCTGATGTCCGGCCGCCTGCTGCCCGCCGCCCAACTGACAGAGATGCGCACCACCGTGCCGGAGAACGGGCCGGGAGACCCGGACGAACTCGGCTACGGGTTGGGCATCGAGACGGCGAAGACCGACTGCGGCACGGTCTGGGACCACGTCGGCATCGTCCCGGGCTACGCGACCTACAACGTCACCGACCCCACCGGCCGACGCACCGCCGCTTTCTTCTTCGCCACGTCCACTCTCACCAAACAGGCGCACCAGACCGGCGCGGCCCTGATGGACGCGGTCAACTGCGCCATCTTCGACTGACCAGCGCGTTTCCGTGGGAGCCGCTCCGAATCACGATGTGAAACGCTTGACTGAGCGGTTCCAACTTGAGTGATCGGGCGGTGAGTTGGCGTGCGGGTGGTGTCCGTGAACAGGCGAAGCTCCTGGTAGACGGGTTGTCGACCAAGGTCAACCTGTCCGCGTGGATGTGGTCACCAGCGGCGGACAGATCGTACTGTCGTCTGCCGACCTGCGCGGTCTGGGGCCCAGGCGTTCGAGGCTCTGTGCGTGATCGGCCGTGAGCAAGGCGGCACCGATGCCCTCGTGGCCGAGGACATCGGACCGTTGCCGCTGCTGACGGCCGGAGCTTTGCGGGCCGCTGCAACCTGACCGGCGGGTGGTCAGTCCGGAGCGTGGGTTTCGGTGACGGCGAAGCCGGCTACTGCTCGATCCGAGACAGGGGCGCTGCGGCATCGTTGGAGTCGCGCGCCGCCTTCCAGGATCCGACAGCGGCAACAGCAGCGACCATCGCCACGGCCAGAGCCAAGGCCGTGATCGGGTCGGTGGTGGTCATCAAAGCAGGACGGTATCCGTACCCCGACCATGCAGCTCGCCGCGCGCGGCGCTAGCCGCGCGCCGGGCCCTGTTGTCGGCGTACACCCGTATCTGCCCAGGGCCACTTCGACGTGTGCACCGACACCTGTGGCCGTTGCCGTCGCCGGCAACTGAGAAGTGCCGCCGTGCACCCCGAAGAAGGCAGGCGCACTCTGTGGACATGAGCGGAAACAGACCCGTAGGCCCGCCTCCGGGACCGACGTCGGATCACACGCCGTCCCCTGCCGTCCGTGCCTCATCCCTCCGCGGATGGATCACTCACACCGCGGTCGCTCTCGGTGGACTGCTGTTGGGAGTCCTGATCGGCATCGTCGGGTCTGGAGGGGGCAAGGACTCTCCTTCCGCCACGGTGACCGTGACCGCCACCGCGACGGGCGCAGCCGTACAGTCGGGTGCCACTTCCCCCAGCGCCACTGCCGGGCCGCAGCAGGAGGCCGCGCCCAAGGAAGGGATTCCCGGCGATGGAACCTTCCTGGTGGGCAAAGACATCGAGGCCGGCACCTACCGCAGCGAGGGCAAGAACAAGTACGGCTGCTACTGGGCACGCTTGAATGACACGACCGGCGAGGGAAGCGCCATCATCGCCAACGGCAACGCCCAGGGCCCGGCCATCATCAAGATCGCCGCAGCTGACAAAGCCTTCCAGACCACCGACTGCAAGCCCTGGAAGAAGATCGGCTAACGACCAGCCAGCGCAACTCCGGCCGCCGCGGTCAGCGGCGACCGGTGGCCAAGATGACGAGGAACTGGCCGCCGCCCGCCTCGATGTCGGCGGTCACCGGCAGCCCCGGTACAAGTCGGGAGAACCGGTCCACGAGCCAATCTGCCGCCTCTTGGGCGTCCCGCCTGGTCGGACAACGGCCGACCATCTCGCGGCCTCCCTTGCGCTCCAGCCTCCCCGCAACGGTGATCAGCGGCGCGGGTTCGACCACGTACAGGCGGTCCGGCCAGGCGATGACCACCTTGACCGCGCCCTTACGGGTGTTGCACCCACGGTGCGCGAGCCGTTCGACGACCTTGGCCTTCCGGTCGGCGGTCCGACTGTCGACGCTGGGCCCCCGCGGGTCGTTCACCGACTCGTCGGGATCGACCGCTTCGTCACACACCCAGCAGCGCCAGCCGTCACGCTCGGCCACATCATCAAGGAGACTCACCCGAGCAAACTAGCCTGCCCGGCCACCACCCCGCACACCAGGTGCTCAAGGAACGGGGCAACCTGCCAGCACCAGGCACCACGCCCAGATCTCTCGGCTGCCCACTCCACGGACCGGCCACCGGCACGCCAACGCGGGCGGCCGGGCCGAGGCGGCCGTCGGCCAGTGGCTGCGCAGGAACCCCGGAACGCTCGGCGTGACCACCAAGATCGGTCACGACACCACCGGCCAGGACATCCCGCTCAGCCACCAGTCGGACGGCCAGTACCGAGTCGTCCGGCTCCGGAATCGATCCATGAACCGCCCCCGGTGACGTGAGGCATCGGAAATCCGCCGACCACCTGTTGGTAGGTGTGCGCGACGCGCAGCACGGCGGCGTCGTCGAGGCGCCTGCCGGTGATCATCAGGTCGGTCGGGTGGCCTCGACAACGCTGTGTGTAGGCGGTCGGCCGACGGGATCCCCTTGGCAGCGCAGGGGGCTGTCGGCATGACCAGCACATCGTGTCGTGTTGAGTCACCGTGCGGCGTCGTAGGCCGAGCAACTCGGCTGACGGGCGGGGACGTTGGTCCGGAACGCGGCGAAGGCGGCGTCGACGGAGAGTGTCCAGCGCTCCGCCGGAAACCCGACCCGGCACACGGCTCGTGGGATCGTCTCGGCGAACGCTACGAAGGACAGGAGCTGTCAGGCAACGGCCGGAAGATCGGGCGGTCGACGCGCGTGGGTGGCCTGCTCCACGCCGTAGGCCAGACTCAACAGGTCCGCCTCGTGATAGGGCAGTGTCATGAGTTCCAGCCCGACGGGCAGGCCTTCGTCGGTGAATCCGGCGGGAAGGCTCACCGACGGCATCCACAGTTGGGATGCGATCACCGTGTCGGTCGGGAACTCCAGACAGCTCCACCGTGAAGCGAGCACTTCATCACGCGTCGGGGCCGCGATGCGCACGTCTGGGAAGCAGAGTGCGAGACTCGGACGTTGAAGGTCGTGGAATAGAAGCGGTGGGCCTCGCGGACGTCCGGTGCGTCGAAGCACATGTGCCCGCCTTCGGCTTGGCCACCATCAGATACCTGCTGACGCACCGGGACCTCGTCCTCGCCGCCACCCCGCCGCCCGTCCGTCGGCGTCCGCCGCGCCCATATCGCCGGCCTGCTGCGGGAGACCGGCACGGAGGGCGACGTGGAACTGCTCACCGAATCACTGCTGTCCTACCTCGCCCCGGCTCTCCTCGACCACCTCGTCCATCATCGCGGAATACCGCAGGAACGCGTGGAAGCCGGGTGGCGGAACCTGCTGGAGATCGCGACGAATGCGGTTGACGGCGTCACACGAGGGGTTACGGGCGATCGCCGTCCAGCGCACCCGACATGAGCCGGCGGACCACCTCGGTCAGCAGGTCGGTGCCCGCGCTGATGTCGTGGTCGTGCGTCGACTCGCCCTCGTTGTGGGAGATTCCCTCGATGCTGGGCACGAACAGCATGATCGCGGGGGCTACGTCCTTCATGTTGACCGAGTCGTGTCCCGCGATGGTCATCATGGTCTGGTGGCTGAGGCCCAGCTCGTCGGCGACGCGGCCGGCGAGTTCGACGCCGGCCGCCGGGAACGATGCCACGCCCCAACCGTGTGTCTGTACCTGCTCGATGGAGACCGAGGCGCGTTCCTCGATGCCGGGGATCGACTCGGCCAGCTTCTTGGCCGCCGCGTCGAGGAGGGCTTCGTCGGGCGAGCGCAGGTCGACGTGCATGCGTACCTCGCGGGCCACCACCACAGGGGAGTTGGGCTCGACGGTCATCTCGCTGACCGAGGTGTGCAGGGGCAAGTCCGTGCTCTGCTCGGCGAGTTCACGTACCGCGACGACGAGGAGCGAGGCGCCGAACAGGGCGTCGCGTCGGTCCGCCATGACGGTCGACCCGGTGTGCGACTGCTCGCCGCGCACCACGACCTGGTACTTGCGTGCCGCCCAAGTGGCGTCCACCAGGCCGATGGTGAGCCCCTTGTTCTCCAGGTCGCGGCCCTGCTCGATGTGGATCTCGGCGTACGCGGCGACGTCCGGTCCGGGGTAGTCGCCGATCGTGCCGATCCCGCGCAGGGCGGTCTCGACGGTGGTGCCTGCGGGGTCGGTGGTCGCGAGGGCGGTGTCGGCGGGCAGCTTCCCGGTGAACACGGCGCTGCCCATCATGCTCGGCTTGAAGCGGGAGCCTTCCTCGTTGAACCAGTTGACCACCGCCACGTTGTACTTCGGTACGGCGTCCGAGTCGCCGTACTGCCGCACGGCCCGGTGCGCGGCGTGCGCCGAGGCCAGGACGCCGTACGCCCCGTCGTAACGGCCGCCCAGCGGCTGGCTGTCCAGGTGGGAGCCGGTGAGGACGTAGGGGGCTCCGGGCGTGGCGGTGAAGAGTCCGAACTGGTTGCCGACTCCGTCGTAGCGGACCTCGGCACCGCGGGCGGTCAGCCACTGATGGAGCCAGGCGCGCTGTTCTCCGTCGGCGGCGGTGGCGGCCTGGCGGTCGACTCCACCGGCGCGGGTGGCACCGAAGGCGGAGAGGGTCGCGAAGTCCTTCAAGAGGGTGGCGTCGGGGGTGCTCATGTTCACGTCCTGTCGGGGGTTGCGGGAAGCGGGGGTCGGGGGCTCAGGCGGCGGTCGCCGGTGCGCGGACCGCGGGGTCCTGGATCAGGTGCAGTACGGCCGGGAGTCCGCTCGCGCGGGCGCGGCGGAACGCCTCGCGGAAGTCGCGGTGCGAGGTCACGGTCTCGCCGTACGCGCCGTACGAGCGGGCCCATGCGGCGAAGTCCGGGTTGGTGAGCCGGGTACCGGACGGGCGGCCGGGGTAGGCGCCCTCCTGGTGTTCGCGGATCGTGGCGTAGCAGCCGTTGTCGACGACCAGGGCGACGAAGACGGCGCCGTGGCCCACGGCGGTGGCCAGTTCCTGGCCGTTCATCAGGAAGCAGCCGTCGCCCGCGACCGACACGACCTCGCGTCCGGGGAAGACCAGGGAGGCGGCGACGGCGGCCGGTATGCCCATGCCCATGGCGCCGTTGCGGGGGGCGACGAGGGAGGCCGGGGTGCGGTGCGGAAGGTGGCGGGCCGGCCAGAGGGCGTGGTTCCCGGCGCCGTAGGTGATGACGGTGTCGGGGGTGAGTTCCTCGCGCAGCACGCTCATGACCGCGGTGAGGTCGACGTAGGTGTCGTCGTCCGGGGTCGTCGGTTCGGGGGCGGGAGTGGAGAAGTGCGCGTGTGCCTCGCCGGCCGCCTTGAACCATGCGATGTCGGCGTCCGGTGACGCGGGCGTGGTGACCAGGTCGAGGACGAAGGACGGTGCGTGGGCCGAGACGAACTGGTCGATGCGGCCGCTGTGGCCCTGCGCGTCGCCGGGGAGGACCAGCACCGTCTCCGAGTCGAGGCCGCGGGTGTATCCGTCGCTGAGGACGTCGCCGCGCGGGGCGCCGAGGAAGACGGTGAGGTCGGCCTCGTCGAGCAGTCGGGCGGCGTGGTCGCCTCGGCCGTAGCCGAGTGAACCGGCGTAGGCGCCAGCGCCTTGGAGGTCGTGGGGGACGGCGTCGTAGGCGCGGAAGTCGGCGAGGACGGGGATCGCGTGGCGGGTCGCCCAGCGCATGAGTTCCTGGCCGCTCTCGGCGGTCCAGCCCTCGCCTCCTACGACGATCAATGGACGGCGGGCGTGCTCGAACCGCCGTACCAGTTCCTTGAGTTCGGCCTCGGCGGCGCGGGGGCGGGGCACCGCGAGCGGCTCGACCGAGCGGGAGGGACCCACAGGCAGGGTGAGGACGTCCTCGGGAAGGCCGATCACCACGGGACCCGGCCGACCGCTCCGCGCCACATGGACGCTCTCCGCGACGACCCGGGCGGCCGAGGTGGGGTCATCCAGCATGACGACCTTCTTCGCCGTGCTGCCGAACCACCCGGTGAGGTCGAACTCCTGGAAGGACTCGCGGCCCCGGTCGGATACCGGGACCAGGCCGACGAAGAGGAGCATCGGGGTCGCGTCCTGGTACGCGGTGTGGACGGCGATGAAGGCGTTCGCGGCACCCGGACCCCGGGTGACCATCGCGACCCCGGGCAGCCCCGTGAGCCTGCCCTCGGCCAGTGCCATGAAGCCGGCGCCGCCCTCGTGCCGGGTCACCACGGTGGAGATCGGTGAGTCGTGCAGGCCGTCGAGGACGTCCAGGAAGGACTCGCCGGGAACGCCGTACACCCGCCGTACGCCTTCGCGCTCCAGCTGCGCGACGAGCAGATGGCCGGCGGACAGGAGGCGCTCGGAGGGTTCGGGAGACTCGGGTGCGACGTTCGCCATCGGGGGTGTGTTCCTTCTCTTGAGGCCGCGGGTGCCCGGTCAGTGTTGCTTTCGGAGGCGGTCGCGGGCACGGGGCAAAGGACCCCGGATACGGGCGCCGCGATGTGCAGATGAACAGGAGTGGATGCGGGGACCGGGTCCGTAACACGAAGTTTTCATCCAGTCTTCGTGGTGCGACGTGGCGCATTGGTCATCTGCACAGTCGACGGGCCGTGGCGGTGTGCTTCTGCTCCTTGTGGCCGGTGAAGGGGGCGATGCACGGTGGGCCGACCCGATGGCGCCCGCACAGCACCCAGCCGCTTCCTCTGCTCAGACCGGAGTCCCCATGACCGCTCCCGCCTCCCCGCCGACCCCCGACAGCCGGCTCGACGCGACGAAGATGCGCAGGATCTCCCTCGCCAGCATGGTCGGCACCACGGTCGAGTGGTACGACCTGTTCCTCTTCGGCACCGCCTCCGCGCTGGTCTTCGGCAAGGTGTTCTTCCCCGAGTTCGACGGTGCCGTCGGCACGATCCTGTCGTTCCTGACCTTCGCCTCCGCCTATCTGGCACGCATGGTGGGCGCCGTGCTCTTCGGTCACTTCGGGGACCGTCTGGGCCGCAAGTCCATGCTGCTGATCTCCCTGACGGCGATGGGCGTGGCCACCTTCGCCATCGGCCTCGTCCCCGGCTACGGCACTCTCGGCGTGGCCGCGCCCCTGCTGCTGCTCGGCCTCCGCGTGGTCCAGGGCCTCGCGCTCGGCGGCGAGTGGGGCGGTGCCGTACTGATGACCGTCGAGCACGCGCCGGCCGATCGGCGCGGGTTCTTCGGGTCCATGGTCCAGATCGGCGTTCCGATCGGGACGCTGCTCGCCAACGGGGCGTTCCTGCTGGTGGCGTCCACCACGAGCGACGACGCGCTGTACTCGTGGGGCTGGCGGATCCCCTTCCTCGCTTCGGCGCTCCTTGTCGGCATCGGTGTGTACATCCGCCTCCACATCGAGGAGACGCCGTCCTTCAAGGCCGTCCGCGACGAGGGTGCCAAGGCGAAGATCCCGTTCGTCGCCCTGATGCGCCGGTACTGGCGCCAAGTCCTGCTCGGCGGTGTCGCGACCCTGTCCACGGGCTCGACCTTCACCCTCATGGTGGCCTCCGGCGTGAGCTACGGGACAGGCGACCTCGGGCACTCCAAGAACCTGATGCTGTGGGCGGTGATGGTGTCCTGCGCCGTCGCCTTCATGGCGATCCCGTACTTCGGGCGGCTGTCCGACCGGGTCGGCCGCAAGCCCGTCATCTACGCGGGCATCGCGGCGGAGGCCGTCCTCGCCTTCCCGTTCTTCTGGCTGCTGGACACCGGATCGGCGCCCCTGGTCTTCGTTGCCTACGCGCTGATGATGCTCGCCTTCTCCGCCAACTACGGCCCCATCGCGACCTTCCTCGCCGAACTCTTCGGCACCCACGTGCGCTACTCGGGCCTCTCCGTCGCCTACATGCTGTCGGGCCTGCTGGGATCCGCCGCGACACCCGCCATCACCGCCTGGCTCCTGTCGGCCACCGGGAACAGCTCCTCGATCGCCTGGTACGTCCTCGGCGCGGCGACCCTGTCCCTGCTGGCCCTGTTCCTGCTCGCCGAGACCCGGTTCGGGGACATCGACGAGCCGGGCGTGGCATCCCGGTCCGCCGGCCGCCCGATCGGGGCCGTCGCATGAGCAGCGGTACGAGCACGGATACGAGCCTCGGCGGGATCACGCGCATCGACTCACCGCCGGACGTCCCGGCCGCCGTAGGCCCCTATGTCCAGGCGACGTCCGCCGGCGGTTTCGTCTTCACCACCGGCCAGATACCGGCCGCCCCGGGACAGTCGACCGGCACCTTCGAGGACGACGTCCACGCGACCCTGCGCAACCTCGAAGCCGTGCTCCACGCGGCGGGCTCCGACCTCGACCACGTCGTCAAGGTCAACACCTACCTCAGCTCACCGGACCAACTCGCGCCCTACAACAAGGTCTACGAGACCTACTTCGCCGACCGCCGGGCGGCGCGGACGACGGTGTGCGTGGGCCTGTGGGGCGTGACCCTGGAGATCGACTGCGTCGCGGCCGTCAGGCCGGAGGGAGAGCGGTGAACGTCACGGCCCCGGCTCAAGCAGCCCTCGCACAGGCCGAGTTGCTGGAACGCCTCCAGCACGTCGACCTCCCCACCCTCGGCCACCTGCTGGAGGACGGCTTCGTCGATCCGGCGATACGGCGGCTGGGGCAGCCGCGTCGGATGGCCGGTACGGCCGCCACGCTCGCCCTCGACGCTCCGGACGCCACGGCGGTCAACCGCGCGCTCGTCGCGCTGCGCCCCGGCGAGGTGCTGGTCGTCGACATGCGCGGCGACCACACCCACGCGCCGATCGGCGCCGTCACGGTCGCGGCGGCGCGAGCGCGTGGCGCCGCGGGCATCCTCGTCGACGGCGTGGTGACCGACGTCGACGCGCTCGCGAATCCGCACTCCGGCCTGCCGGTCCACGCCCGAGGCAGCAGTTGCCTTACCACCAAGCGGCTGGACGGCGAAGGCGGGCGGCACCAGGTGCCCGTGGACATCGGCGGTGTCCGTGTAGCGCCGGGCGACATCGTCCTCGGCGACGCCAACGGCGTCATCGCCCTGCCGCCGGCCGCACTGGCCGCCGTACTGCACCAGGCGGAACTGTCCGACGCTGCCGAACCGGAACTCCTCGCACGGATCCGGGCGGGCGAGGACCTGCGGACACTCCTCCACCTCGGCTGATCCACCTTGGCTCCGCGAAGGAAAGAAGACACACGTGACGGAATACAAGATCGTCGACCCGGCCACGAACAGGCTCGTGCGGCGGTATCCGACATCGGACGACGCCACGGTCGACCGCGCGGTCGAGGCGGCGGCAGCTGAGTTCGCCGACTGGCGACGACGCCCGGTCAAGGAACGCGCCGAACTCGTCCTCGCCGTGTCCCGGGAGTTCGGGAAGCGACGCGAGGAACTGGCCGCGATCATCACCCGCGAGATGGGCAAGACCACCCGCGAGGCACTCGGTGAGGTGGACCTGTCGGCCGCGATCTTCGCGTACTACGCCGAGCACGGCCCCGACTTCGCCGCGGACCAACGGCTCGACATCCGCGGCGGCGACGACGTGGTCGTACGCTCCGAACCGCTCGGTGTGCTCCTCGGCGTCATGCCGTGGAACTACCCCTACTACCAGGTCGCCCGCTTCGCGGCGCCCAACCTCGTCCTCGGCAACACGATCATCCTCAAGCACGCTCCCAACTGCCCCGAGTCGGCGCAGGCCATCGAGGACATGATCCGGGCGGCCGGACTGCCGACCGGCGCGTACGTCAACGTGTACGCCACCAACGAGCAGGTCGCCCGCGTCATCGCGGACCCGCGGGTCCAGGGCGTGTCGCTCACGGGCTCGGAACGCGCCGGGCGTGCGGTGGGCGAGGTCGCGGGCCGCCACCTCAAGAAGTACGTCCTCGAACTCGGCGGCTCCGACCCCTTCGTCGTCCTGCCCGACGCCGACCTGGAGGCCGCCGTCGGCGCGGCGGTCGAGGGCCGGATGGGCAACGCGGGCCAGGCGTGCACCGCCTCGAAACGGTTCATCGTCGTCGACTCCGTCTACGACCGTTTCCTGGACGCTTTCACCGACGCGGTGCGGGGCCTGACCGTCGGGGACCCCACCGACGAGGGCGTCTCCTTCGGCCCCCTGTCCTCCGATGAGGCCGCCCGGACCGTGATCGCGCAGGTGGACGACGCGGTGGAGAAGGGCGCGACAGCGGTGGCCGGCGGCAAGCGGCTCGCCCGCGAGGGTGCCTTCGTCGAACCGACCGTCCTCTCCGGCGTCACGCCCGGCATGCGCGCGTACCGGGAGGAGATCTTCGGCCCGGTCGCGGTCGTCCACCGCGTCCCCGACACCGCGACGGCGATCCGCCTCGCCAACGACACGCCGTACGGCCTGGGCAGTGTCGTGTTCGGCCGCGACCTCGACGCCGCGAAAGTCGTCGCCGACGCGCTCGACGTCGGCATGGTCTCGATCAACGGCCCCTCCGGCACCCAGGAGGACCTTCCCTTCGGCGGGGTCAAGCTCTCCGGCGTGGGGCGGGAACTGGGCGCGTACGGCATGAGCGAGTTCGTGAACCGGAAGGTCGTCCGCGTACGGGGCTGAACCCGTTGCTGCCGGGCGGGAAGGAGCAGGCCAGGATGGAGCACATGCACACTCCGACCTCGCCCTCGGCCCTGCCTCCGCCGGACCCGCATGTCGTCGCGCTGGCACGCCAGTGCCTGGAGGAGATCGACAGCCTGGTCGACGAATGGGCCGAGTACGTGGGACCGCTGCGTGCCTCCTATTCGGAGCTGGTCTCCCCGCAGGAGTTCCGCGACAGCGCCTGGCAGGCGTTCGAGGTGCTGCTGCGTACCGTCGCCCGGCTGCCGGTGCCCGAACACATCGCCGGTGTGTCCGAGCGGGTCGGCGAACAGCGTGCCCGGCAGGGTGTTCCGCTGGACGCGCTGCTGCAGGCCGCCCGCGTGGACTTCCGGGTCGTGTGGGCCGCGCTGGTGCGGCGCGCGGGGGACGAGGGCAGGGCGCAACTCGTCAACTCCGCCTACTACGTGTGGGAGGCGGTCGAGCACCACGTCACCGGCATCATGACCGCCTACCAGCGCACCGTGCTGGAGATGGGGCGGCGGACGGAGGACGAGCGGCGGCTGTGGTTCAGCCGGCTCCTCGACAGCGACGGCCGCAACCCGACCGTCGTGCAGGACGCCGCGCGGGCGCTCGGGTTCCAGGTGTCCGGACGCTTCCTGTGCGCGGTCACCCCTGGAGG
This window of the Streptomyces sp. N50 genome carries:
- a CDS encoding MFS transporter translates to MTAPASPPTPDSRLDATKMRRISLASMVGTTVEWYDLFLFGTASALVFGKVFFPEFDGAVGTILSFLTFASAYLARMVGAVLFGHFGDRLGRKSMLLISLTAMGVATFAIGLVPGYGTLGVAAPLLLLGLRVVQGLALGGEWGGAVLMTVEHAPADRRGFFGSMVQIGVPIGTLLANGAFLLVASTTSDDALYSWGWRIPFLASALLVGIGVYIRLHIEETPSFKAVRDEGAKAKIPFVALMRRYWRQVLLGGVATLSTGSTFTLMVASGVSYGTGDLGHSKNLMLWAVMVSCAVAFMAIPYFGRLSDRVGRKPVIYAGIAAEAVLAFPFFWLLDTGSAPLVFVAYALMMLAFSANYGPIATFLAELFGTHVRYSGLSVAYMLSGLLGSAATPAITAWLLSATGNSSSIAWYVLGAATLSLLALFLLAETRFGDIDEPGVASRSAGRPIGAVA
- a CDS encoding RidA family protein translates to MSSGTSTDTSLGGITRIDSPPDVPAAVGPYVQATSAGGFVFTTGQIPAAPGQSTGTFEDDVHATLRNLEAVLHAAGSDLDHVVKVNTYLSSPDQLAPYNKVYETYFADRRAARTTVCVGLWGVTLEIDCVAAVRPEGER
- a CDS encoding RraA family protein — translated: MNVTAPAQAALAQAELLERLQHVDLPTLGHLLEDGFVDPAIRRLGQPRRMAGTAATLALDAPDATAVNRALVALRPGEVLVVDMRGDHTHAPIGAVTVAAARARGAAGILVDGVVTDVDALANPHSGLPVHARGSSCLTTKRLDGEGGRHQVPVDIGGVRVAPGDIVLGDANGVIALPPAALAAVLHQAELSDAAEPELLARIRAGEDLRTLLHLG
- a CDS encoding NAD-dependent succinate-semialdehyde dehydrogenase is translated as MTEYKIVDPATNRLVRRYPTSDDATVDRAVEAAAAEFADWRRRPVKERAELVLAVSREFGKRREELAAIITREMGKTTREALGEVDLSAAIFAYYAEHGPDFAADQRLDIRGGDDVVVRSEPLGVLLGVMPWNYPYYQVARFAAPNLVLGNTIILKHAPNCPESAQAIEDMIRAAGLPTGAYVNVYATNEQVARVIADPRVQGVSLTGSERAGRAVGEVAGRHLKKYVLELGGSDPFVVLPDADLEAAVGAAVEGRMGNAGQACTASKRFIVVDSVYDRFLDAFTDAVRGLTVGDPTDEGVSFGPLSSDEAARTVIAQVDDAVEKGATAVAGGKRLAREGAFVEPTVLSGVTPGMRAYREEIFGPVAVVHRVPDTATAIRLANDTPYGLGSVVFGRDLDAAKVVADALDVGMVSINGPSGTQEDLPFGGVKLSGVGRELGAYGMSEFVNRKVVRVRG
- a CDS encoding helix-turn-helix domain-containing protein: MEHMHTPTSPSALPPPDPHVVALARQCLEEIDSLVDEWAEYVGPLRASYSELVSPQEFRDSAWQAFEVLLRTVARLPVPEHIAGVSERVGEQRARQGVPLDALLQAARVDFRVVWAALVRRAGDEGRAQLVNSAYYVWEAVEHHVTGIMTAYQRTVLEMGRRTEDERRLWFSRLLDSDGRNPTVVQDAARALGFQVSGRFLCAVTPGGGEASLRGVANALRTLGAPLQQQAVASDMVLVVQLSPRLTRDAVLAQLQGTPCGVSPEVTGLTELPRAVTLATATARVLPPDATEPHRLEDSWLDVLVHRAGDLGRDLAADVFGGLHAGAPPAEADRLLETVQVHLSGSGSVADTAAALYCHRNTIQQRLNRFAELTGRDPRRPKDAALVVLALSANRLRQM